tagaaattagACAATTGCTAACCGTTGATTTCACTCTATAACTAATTCTGAGCACACATCATTGCCTCTATAGTCTTGGGATATAGCCTACTCCGGTGTGGGCTTAAAAGTCTCCCACTAGTGCTAAAGGCAGATCCTGAATCAACAATTGTGATAGGAATGGCTAAAATATCTCTTGAAATCCTTTGTAAAGTAGGATACTTGAGACCATTACTTTTCCACcatcccaaaatatcaaaatcttcACTCCTCTTCAACACTCCCTCATCAATGAAATGATCAAATTCCATTCTAGCACTTCCATGTTTCTTTGAACTATTGTTCACAAATAAATCAAAAGATGACATTGCCCCACTCAACCTAAACTTCATTTGTGCCACAGGGCTTGAAGTACTTGTAGGAATATGAGAATTTCCTTCATTATCTACAGGGGACTCATCTATATCTTCATACTCATCAAACAAATCGTAACaaagattcttaattttttcaatcttcAAATCAGTATTATCACCATAAATGTTAGGATAATAAAACTCTAATAACTTCATCTTATATCTTGGATCTAAGATGGCAGCAATAGCCATAACAACACTAATATTAGCccaataagaattaaatttagcAAGCATGCTTTTTGCCGTCGTACTTATCATCTCATTTGAAGACAAACTCCATTCATTTAATGCAATTTTCAACTCACACACCAAAGTAAAATACATATTAGTTGTGAGGTACTTACGACTAGAGAAAAACTCAGTTGCACTATGAAACAACTCCAACCTCCCACAAATATCTTTGGCTAACTCCCAATAATAATCATATGGTAAACAAGTATAAGATATTTCACGTT
The sequence above is drawn from the Quercus lobata isolate SW786 chromosome 12, ValleyOak3.0 Primary Assembly, whole genome shotgun sequence genome and encodes:
- the LOC115970696 gene encoding zinc finger BED domain-containing protein RICESLEEPER 1-like, which gives rise to MKDGLAEVLVDCFLEWNIDRKLFIITVDNCSTNDAMIRLLLNKLDTNSLMLGRSMLHMRCAAHILNLIVQDGLSFIGDGIERIRDNVIYWTGSPKRRHKFEENARQLRVQCTKELVLDCKTRWNSTYLMLSTALIYKDVFLHLAKREISYTCLPYDYYWELAKDICGRLELFHSATEFFSSRKYLTTNMYFTLVCELKIALNEWSLSSNEMISTTAKSMLAKFNSYWANISVVMAIAAILDPRYKMKLLEFYYPNIYGDNTDLKIEKIKNLCYDLFDEYEDIDESPVDNEGNSHIPTSTSSPVAQMKFRLSGAMSSFDLFVNNSSKKHGSARMEFDHFIDEGVLKRSEDFDILGWWKSNGLKYPTLQRISRDILAIPITIVDSGSAFSTSGRLLSPHRSRLYPKTIEAMMCSSTISGDCTFQSILDNGEPNEEDGSCVTIVDD